Below is a window of Populus alba chromosome 2, ASM523922v2, whole genome shotgun sequence DNA.
aaccagctcaatattaaaaaataaaattgaaaaatttaattttgaagaaaatcatcaaaaaacaaaaaaccatgcagggaaacactgtaagcaatcaacaatgttttaaaggaaaaaaaattacaaaactaaattctcaatcagctcaatattaaaaaaaataaaataaaaaaatataattgtaaaaaataaaaaaaataaaatagaaaaaccacGTAGAAAAAACACCGTAGTAATtcacagtattttaaaaaaaaaaattacaaagtgaaatttttaactagctcaatattaaaaaagtaaaatcgacaaagataattttataaaaaataaacaaaaaaaggggaagttggaaaaaaaggaaagtaattttgggggaaaaaaataaatggaaaaaaagaagaaaaaaagaggaaatttagaaaaaagaagatgaaaaataaaaaaaaaagtaaaacaagaaaagaaaagaaaagaggaatgCACTATGGAATACTATTGTAATGCAGGATGCATTGGGTGTAAGTGAACAGTGAATTCCCTATAACCTTTAGCTTATTACTTAATTGTAATTTCTAACCagcttaatatcaaaaaaataaaattgataaatataattttttagaaaaaaacaaaaaaaaaactttataagaaaaaacactGTAACAATTCATAGTAATTTgcgaggaaagttacagtgcttcCCTCACATActgtaactgtaatttttaatcagctcaatattaaaaaataaaattaaaaatgataattttagagaaaatcataaaaaaacaaaacaaaacatgtggaaaaacattgtaacaagcaacaatgttttaaagaaaaaaattacaaaactaaattcttaatcaacttaatattgaaaaaataaaatcaacaaatataattttaaaaaataaaagaataaaatagaaaaaccatgTAGAAAAACATCATAGCAATctacagtattttaaagaaaaaaaattacaaagctaaatttttaaccaactcaatattaaaaaattaaaattgacaaagatgattttgaaaaaaaaaacaaacaaaaagaagggaaaaaaaagtaaagtgcaaaaaaacaaaaaattgataaaaaaacaaaaaaataaaaagaaggaatGCACAATGCATTTGGGTTTCCCCACACCATTTAgttgtatatataataatattatcctAAGCTATGTTAGATAGCATAAATATATCATGCAATACAAATATTATAGATAGATGATTGTTTTCTACACCTGTTTAATTCAAAAGAGAGACTTCGTTTGCTATATGTCTCTCGTACTTTGTTCTTTAATTAATGGGCTgtgtttgattaatattttaaaatagaatgGATAAAtacagaaataataaaaaaaataaaaacaaaaaaaaagattattaaaacaagtgaatttttattgtttaagatATAAGAGACGTATCTCTTTCTTACAACTGTGTTTTGTCTGTTTCAGAACAGGTACATCATCTCAAAGTCACGTGATCTTCGAATTGATAGAAAGGAACCAATCAAGCTAGAAACAGCCCTCGCCAACCTCCTGCACCAAAGCCTTTAGATTCTTATCCGAGGAACCTCCTTCCCTGACAGCATCTCTTGCTAGATCTTTCCATTTCTTGGCGTTCTTTCTGATGTCTTCTCCCGTCTTTCCAGGTGCCATAACCAGATCCAAGCACCTCTTAATCTCATCGCCTTCGACTATCCCTTCTTCATTAGCCACCACCCTCACTCCTGTCTTCCACACGTCTGCAATCAGCTTGGCATTTGTTCCTTGATCTGTCCAGTGAGGAAATGCCACAACTGGAACCTCAGAGACCAAGCTCTCCATCGTTGAGTTCCACCCACAGTGTGTCACAAAACATCCTATCGAAGGATGGGACAAAACGTCCACCTGAGAGCACCATGGCACTATCATCCCTTGCCTTTCCAATATCGCCTCCCTGCAGGCACTCAGATGGTcgtcctcctcctcttcttcttctttcacctCGTTCTTGTTCTGTTCATCCCTTATGACCCACAGGAATGGAAGACCACTATCTACCAATCCACGAGCAATCTCCTTGATTTGTCGCTTCGGTAACACCAAAATGCTCCCAAAAGATACATAAACCACTGATGATTTAGTCTTTGAGTTCAACCATTCAGTGTAATCCTCGGAGCCTTGGAAAAGATCCCCTCCAAAGGATTTATCCAACGGATCCTTTCCATCCAAGAAAGCAGATGGGATCAATGGCCCGATTCCAACCAGGTTGAGCTTTTCAATGGCATTCATAGCTACCAATTCCAATGCATCGAAAGAGTTGACAAGCACTTTTGGGTTGGTTTCTTGGCTGAGCTGCTCCAGCTGCTCTTGAAACAACTGGAGTGCGAAAGTATAAGTATTAGAAGGAAGTACAAACGAGGGAAGGTCACGGCTAGCAAACGGTGGGAGCCCTGGTAATTCAATAGCATACGAAGTGTCCTTGCAATTATTGAAGATATCACCATAACCATTGAAGTAATAGTAATAGATGTCAAAGACAGTTGCAGGCTGGGTCCAAAGAAGTGCTGCTGGGAGATGCTGTGCGCGTGCCACCTCGGCTGCCCAGTGTAGAAGCATCGTGTAAACCAAACAAGTGACGGGCTTTCCTTCTTTTGCACTATCTACGATAAGCTCATTGAGAGTCTGTGAGCCTCGACGTTTGAGCTCAGACATGAAATGATCTCTGTCATCTTCAGCTTTTAACCCGTCGTCATATCCATCTGAAAAGGTAACAAATGACAAACCGTCAGGAAACAAAGTTTTGGACATGCGGCGGCCGGCAGAGAGAGAGGTAACAAGGGTGACGAGAACACCAATACGTGTCAGACCCTTGGCGAATTGGAGGGTAGGATTTATGTGGCCTTGTGCGGGATAGGTTATCAGAAGGAAGTGAGGTTGCACCGCCATGGTGATTGCTTCTGTGGCGGCGGAAGACTGGAGGGGTGAGTTTGACTAGATGGAGTGATCAGCAA
It encodes the following:
- the LOC118043726 gene encoding phloretin 4'-O-glucosyltransferase, whose protein sequence is MAVQPHFLLITYPAQGHINPTLQFAKGLTRIGVLVTLVTSLSAGRRMSKTLFPDGLSFVTFSDGYDDGLKAEDDRDHFMSELKRRGSQTLNELIVDSAKEGKPVTCLVYTMLLHWAAEVARAQHLPAALLWTQPATVFDIYYYYFNGYGDIFNNCKDTSYAIELPGLPPFASRDLPSFVLPSNTYTFALQLFQEQLEQLSQETNPKVLVNSFDALELVAMNAIEKLNLVGIGPLIPSAFLDGKDPLDKSFGGDLFQGSEDYTEWLNSKTKSSVVYVSFGSILVLPKRQIKEIARGLVDSGLPFLWVIRDEQNKNEVKEEEEEEDDHLSACREAILERQGMIVPWCSQVDVLSHPSIGCFVTHCGWNSTMESLVSEVPVVAFPHWTDQGTNAKLIADVWKTGVRVVANEEGIVEGDEIKRCLDLVMAPGKTGEDIRKNAKKWKDLARDAVREGGSSDKNLKALVQEVGEGCF